One Halobaculum roseum DNA segment encodes these proteins:
- a CDS encoding CopG family transcriptional regulator has protein sequence MSKITFRADADLVDRLEGLEGSKSEVMREALREYLDATEERSDVETREPVGGDAGTAGSLDDALAARVDELVTARLDEVFGGRRHDNGFSHGGARPFGVPGAAADRVPSVNLTVNVDGADTAVESSADEVRPVDNPQPADRTAGGESRSAGSAVGASDTGERSCAQCGEGVSAEHVYCPNCGEKATRRLFCECGDELRSDWGFCPGCGRRTPAADVLDRT, from the coding sequence ATGAGCAAGATAACCTTCCGCGCCGATGCGGACCTCGTCGACCGCCTCGAGGGCCTCGAGGGGTCGAAAAGCGAGGTCATGCGGGAGGCGCTCCGTGAGTACCTCGACGCCACAGAGGAGCGGAGCGACGTCGAGACGCGAGAGCCGGTCGGAGGCGACGCCGGGACCGCCGGGTCGCTCGACGACGCGCTCGCGGCCCGCGTCGACGAGCTGGTCACGGCCCGACTCGACGAGGTGTTCGGGGGGCGGCGCCACGACAATGGGTTCTCCCATGGCGGCGCGCGCCCGTTCGGCGTCCCGGGGGCGGCCGCCGACCGCGTCCCGTCGGTCAACCTCACGGTGAACGTCGACGGCGCCGACACCGCAGTCGAGTCGTCGGCGGACGAGGTCCGGCCCGTGGACAACCCACAGCCCGCCGACCGGACCGCGGGCGGGGAGTCGCGTTCGGCGGGTTCGGCCGTCGGCGCGTCGGATACGGGCGAACGAAGCTGCGCGCAGTGTGGCGAGGGGGTGTCCGCCGAGCACGTATACTGCCCGAACTGCGGGGAAAAGGCGACCCGGCGCCTGTTCTGCGAGTGCGGCGACGAGCTCCGCTCCGACTGGGGGTTTTGCCCGGGATGTGGGCGTCGAACCCCGGCGGCCGACGTGCTCGACAGGACGTAA
- a CDS encoding metal ABC transporter substrate-binding protein — protein sequence MTDTRDPAGSPGTTRRRFLAGGGGLAAAGLAGCLGGAVGSGTSDGSDDDAGGGSGGDDGSDGPVAVASFFSFYDFAREIAADTPITVRNLVPTGLHGHGWEPDASVTRDIIDADAFIHVGEDFQPWADRAIQTLKDDDVDTQLINVRQGVELVPLADTLDRDEEGVGEGRGRDPHFWLDPRRAKIAVDNITEGLVELAPEHEDALRDNAETYKTEVLDRIDADYEAVFEAAERDVVQLAAHNAFQYIADRYGVQMRPLVVNLAASGDVKPSDITEAKRVIDENDIRYIGAGVFETRRPAKQLIAETDVEAYYPVTPYAGVREDWVENDWGYEEIAYNINMPTFEVVLGNTAPEDAGYDGWNDEWRNFE from the coding sequence ATGACCGACACACGTGACCCGGCGGGTTCGCCGGGAACGACCAGACGGCGGTTCCTCGCGGGCGGGGGCGGCCTCGCCGCGGCGGGGCTGGCCGGCTGTCTGGGCGGTGCGGTGGGAAGCGGTACGAGCGACGGGAGCGACGACGACGCCGGCGGCGGGTCCGGTGGCGACGACGGGAGCGACGGCCCGGTCGCGGTCGCCTCCTTCTTCAGCTTCTACGATTTCGCCCGAGAGATCGCCGCGGACACCCCGATCACGGTACGGAACCTCGTCCCGACCGGCCTGCACGGCCACGGGTGGGAGCCGGACGCGAGCGTCACGCGCGACATCATCGACGCCGACGCGTTCATCCACGTCGGGGAGGACTTCCAGCCGTGGGCCGACCGCGCCATCCAGACGCTGAAGGACGACGACGTGGACACGCAGCTGATCAACGTCCGCCAGGGCGTCGAGCTCGTTCCCCTCGCGGACACCCTCGACCGCGACGAGGAGGGCGTCGGCGAGGGCCGTGGGCGGGACCCGCACTTCTGGCTCGACCCGCGGCGCGCGAAGATCGCCGTCGACAACATCACCGAGGGGCTCGTCGAACTCGCGCCCGAGCACGAGGACGCCCTCCGCGACAACGCCGAGACGTACAAGACTGAGGTACTGGACCGGATCGACGCCGACTACGAGGCGGTCTTCGAGGCCGCCGAACGCGACGTGGTCCAGCTGGCCGCGCACAACGCCTTCCAGTACATCGCCGACCGCTACGGGGTGCAGATGCGCCCCCTCGTCGTCAACCTCGCCGCCAGCGGCGACGTGAAGCCGTCGGACATCACCGAGGCCAAGCGCGTCATCGACGAGAACGACATCCGCTACATCGGCGCCGGCGTCTTCGAGACGCGCCGGCCCGCGAAACAGCTGATCGCCGAGACCGACGTGGAGGCGTACTACCCGGTGACCCCGTACGCGGGCGTACGCGAGGACTGGGTCGAAAACGACTGGGGCTACGAGGAGATCGCGTACAACATCAACATGCCCACCTTCGAGGTCGTCCTCGGCAACACGGCGCCCGAGGACGCCGGCTACGACGGGTGGAACGACGAGTGGAGGAACTTCGAATGA
- a CDS encoding DUF4442 domain-containing protein, protein MTRLDRLRAWLFRLGFSHYPSYWMTGATVTSLAPDFSSAEVKLPLTWRTRNGMGTLFGGSIYGAVDPVYVVLLQRRLGDGFTVWDKAAEIRFRKPGRSTLTATVDVPDEEVRDIRESLAPGESCDRVYDVELTDDEGVVHAEVEKTVYVRRDE, encoded by the coding sequence ATGACGCGACTCGACCGGCTTCGGGCGTGGCTGTTCCGCCTGGGGTTCTCCCACTACCCGTCGTACTGGATGACCGGGGCGACGGTCACGTCGCTCGCGCCGGACTTCTCCTCGGCGGAGGTGAAACTCCCGCTCACGTGGCGTACGCGCAACGGGATGGGGACGCTCTTCGGCGGCAGCATCTACGGCGCGGTCGACCCGGTGTACGTGGTCCTGCTCCAGCGCCGCCTCGGCGACGGCTTCACCGTCTGGGACAAGGCAGCCGAGATCCGATTTCGGAAGCCCGGGCGGTCGACGTTGACAGCGACGGTCGACGTGCCCGACGAGGAGGTCCGCGACATCCGCGAGTCGCTCGCGCCCGGGGAGTCCTGCGATCGCGTGTACGATGTGGAGTTGACCGACGACGAGGGGGTCGTCCACGCCGAGGTCGAGAAGACCGTCTACGTCCGCCGGGACGAGTGA
- a CDS encoding metal ABC transporter ATP-binding protein gives MSRADATAESTTAADPADNGAARPTDDDVISLSDVTFGYTATPVVEDVSLDIAAGEYVAVVGPNGSGKSTLMKLMLGLLRPDVGETRLFGEPAHRFDDGERVGYVSQHASAAKEMPITVREVVKMGRFPHVGFGLLSAKDWRIVDEALATVGMSDFADRRITKLSGGQRQRAFIARALASEADLLVLDEPTVGVDAESVEAFYDLLEALNDDGITVLLIEHDLGAVVDHAERVVCLNREVYFDGPTDEFVESDALARAFGTAVGLGGDDR, from the coding sequence ATGAGCCGCGCCGACGCGACGGCCGAGTCCACGACCGCCGCCGACCCCGCGGACAACGGGGCTGCCCGGCCGACTGACGACGACGTGATCTCCCTGTCGGACGTGACGTTCGGCTACACCGCGACGCCGGTCGTCGAGGACGTGAGCCTCGACATCGCCGCGGGCGAGTACGTCGCCGTCGTCGGCCCGAACGGCTCGGGCAAGTCGACGCTGATGAAGCTCATGCTCGGCCTGCTGCGTCCCGACGTGGGCGAGACGCGCCTGTTCGGCGAGCCGGCCCACCGCTTCGACGACGGCGAGCGCGTCGGCTACGTCTCCCAGCACGCCAGCGCGGCCAAGGAGATGCCGATCACCGTCCGCGAGGTGGTGAAGATGGGTCGGTTCCCGCACGTCGGCTTCGGCCTGCTGTCGGCCAAGGACTGGCGGATCGTCGACGAGGCGCTCGCGACCGTCGGGATGAGCGACTTCGCCGACCGCCGGATCACGAAGCTCTCCGGGGGACAGCGCCAGCGCGCCTTCATCGCCCGCGCGCTCGCGAGCGAGGCGGATCTGCTCGTGCTCGACGAGCCGACCGTCGGCGTCGACGCCGAGTCGGTCGAGGCGTTCTACGACCTCCTGGAGGCGCTCAACGACGACGGGATCACCGTGCTCCTCATCGAGCACGACCTCGGCGCCGTCGTCGACCACGCCGAGCGCGTGGTCTGCTTGAACCGCGAGGTGTACTTCGACGGCCCGACCGACGAGTTCGTCGAGAGCGACGCGCTCGCGCGGGCGTTCGGCACCGCCGTCGGCCTCGGCGGGGACGACCGATGA
- the ncsA gene encoding tRNA 2-thiolation protein NcsA, producing the protein MDCDRCGADAVMHAAYSGAHLCESHFSESVERRVRRRVREDDLLPDDATPEDPERWVIGLSGGKDSVVLATVLDETFAEDPRIELVALSIHEGIEGYRDESLEACEELAADLDMRHEVVSYEDELGVRMDDVVEDDPENMAACAYCGVFRRDLLETYAEDLGADKLLTGHNLDDEAQTALMNFLEGDVAQMAKHFDASIGPFPERRESEHFVPRAKPLRDVPEKEVALYCHLRDLPSHMAECPHASEAYRGEIQQLLLDMEERHPGVRHSIMAGYEELSGVLADEYRDDDGDGPDLSPCERCGSKTARDVCRKCELIDAIEAP; encoded by the coding sequence ATGGACTGCGACAGGTGCGGCGCCGACGCGGTGATGCACGCCGCCTACTCGGGAGCACACCTCTGTGAGTCGCACTTTTCGGAGTCGGTCGAGCGGCGCGTCCGCCGGCGCGTCCGCGAGGACGACCTGCTGCCCGACGACGCGACCCCCGAGGACCCCGAACGCTGGGTGATCGGCCTCTCGGGCGGGAAGGACAGCGTCGTGCTCGCGACGGTGCTCGACGAGACGTTCGCCGAGGACCCCCGCATCGAGCTGGTCGCGCTCTCCATCCACGAGGGGATCGAGGGGTACCGCGACGAGTCGCTGGAGGCGTGCGAGGAGCTCGCCGCGGACCTCGACATGCGCCACGAGGTGGTGAGCTACGAGGACGAGCTGGGCGTCCGCATGGACGACGTGGTCGAGGACGACCCCGAGAACATGGCCGCCTGCGCCTACTGCGGGGTGTTCCGGCGCGACCTGCTGGAGACGTACGCCGAGGACCTGGGCGCCGACAAGCTCCTCACCGGCCACAACCTCGACGACGAGGCCCAGACGGCGCTGATGAACTTCCTCGAGGGCGATGTCGCCCAGATGGCGAAGCACTTCGACGCCTCCATCGGCCCGTTCCCCGAGCGCCGCGAGAGCGAGCACTTCGTCCCGCGCGCGAAGCCGCTGCGCGACGTGCCCGAGAAGGAGGTCGCCCTCTACTGCCATCTCCGTGATCTCCCGTCGCACATGGCCGAGTGTCCGCACGCCAGCGAGGCCTACCGCGGGGAGATCCAACAGCTTCTGCTCGACATGGAGGAGCGACACCCGGGCGTCCGCCACTCGATCATGGCGGGCTACGAGGAGCTGTCGGGCGTGCTCGCCGACGAGTACCGCGACGACGACGGCGACGGCCCCGACCTCTCGCCGTGCGAGCGGTGCGGGTCGAAGACCGCCCGGGACGTGTGTCGCAAGTGCGAGTTGATCGACGCCATCGAGGCGCCGTAA
- a CDS encoding class I SAM-dependent methyltransferase has protein sequence MRRFTADYLERTRRGMWESREALSPLALPTRSRVLDVGCGTGELTRVLAEEAPDATVVGVDADTDLLAAARDAEEARVDPDTRTDRDIAYCAGDATRLPFPNDAFDLVVCQALLINLPDPAAAVREFARVSADLVAAVEPDNADVAVESTVCSEAGLEARVREAYIAGVETDVAMGDRVRELFADAGLSDVDSRRYRHEKRVEPPYSEADLRGIARKASGDGIADHEAELRRELDDDGYDALRREWREMGRTAAGQAADREYERVEWVPFDVTVGHV, from the coding sequence ATGCGCCGCTTCACCGCAGACTACCTCGAACGCACGCGCCGCGGGATGTGGGAGTCGCGCGAGGCCCTCTCCCCGCTCGCGCTCCCCACCCGCTCGCGAGTCCTCGACGTGGGCTGCGGCACCGGCGAACTCACGCGCGTGCTCGCCGAAGAGGCGCCCGACGCGACAGTTGTCGGCGTCGACGCGGACACGGACCTGCTCGCGGCCGCCCGCGACGCCGAGGAAGCGCGCGTCGACCCCGACACCCGAACCGACCGCGACATCGCCTACTGCGCCGGCGACGCGACCCGCCTCCCGTTCCCGAACGACGCCTTCGACCTCGTGGTCTGTCAGGCGCTGCTGATCAACCTCCCCGACCCCGCCGCGGCGGTGCGGGAGTTCGCCCGCGTCTCCGCGGACCTCGTCGCGGCCGTCGAGCCCGACAACGCCGACGTGGCCGTCGAATCGACCGTCTGCTCCGAGGCGGGGCTGGAGGCCCGCGTCCGCGAGGCGTACATCGCCGGCGTCGAGACCGACGTGGCGATGGGCGACCGCGTGCGCGAGCTGTTCGCCGACGCCGGCCTCTCCGACGTCGACTCGCGACGCTACCGCCACGAGAAGCGCGTCGAGCCGCCGTACTCCGAGGCGGACCTCCGCGGCATCGCGCGCAAGGCCAGCGGCGACGGCATCGCCGACCACGAGGCCGAACTCCGGCGGGAACTCGACGACGACGGCTACGACGCGCTCCGCAGGGAGTGGCGCGAGATGGGTCGAACCGCCGCGGGGCAGGCGGCCGACCGCGAGTACGAGCGCGTCGAGTGGGTGCCGTTCGACGTGACCGTCGGCCACGTGTGA
- a CDS encoding carboxypeptidase M32 has protein sequence MATDAHGSEAEPADAYAELVERFERINGVQGAAGVLGWDQQVMMPEGGTPARSQQLSVLSSLSHELLTDDRTEELLEEAESMDLDDDQQALLREARREFERADAVPTELVEEISETSTEALGAWEQARAEDDFEQFAPYLEKLVELKREYAEHIDPDRDAYEVLFEDYEPCLPLSQAEDILETLKDTLVPMIDEIRASDAAVTTDAFDGEFPADAQEDLSRDVLSTLGYDWDRGRLDVSSHPFTSGNVYDCRVTTRYDETDPLGGLMATVHEFGHAFYNLGLPEEHFGTPRGESRDLSVHESQSRLWENHVGRSPAFWELVTPKFADRFDTDASAREAYESANQVYEDNLIRVEADELTYHLHIVIRFEIEKALISGDLAVEDVPEVWNDKYEEYLGIRPETDANGCLQDIHWSHGNFGYFPTYSLGSVMASQLFNAAEDDIGNIYGTVREGDFEALQEWLRENIHEHGSRYETNELVREATGEDFTADYFVDYVTTKYGDLYDLAESV, from the coding sequence ATGGCTACCGACGCACACGGGAGCGAGGCAGAGCCGGCGGACGCGTACGCCGAACTGGTGGAGCGATTCGAACGGATCAACGGCGTGCAGGGCGCCGCCGGCGTCCTCGGCTGGGACCAGCAGGTGATGATGCCCGAGGGCGGTACGCCCGCGCGATCACAGCAGCTGTCGGTGCTGTCGTCGCTGAGCCACGAACTGCTCACCGACGACCGGACCGAGGAACTGCTCGAGGAGGCCGAGTCGATGGACCTGGACGACGACCAGCAGGCCCTCCTGCGCGAGGCCCGCCGTGAGTTCGAGCGCGCCGACGCGGTCCCGACCGAGCTCGTCGAGGAGATCTCCGAGACCTCGACGGAGGCGCTGGGCGCGTGGGAGCAGGCTCGGGCCGAGGACGACTTCGAGCAGTTCGCGCCGTACCTGGAGAAGTTGGTGGAGCTGAAGCGCGAGTACGCCGAGCACATCGACCCCGACCGCGACGCCTACGAGGTGCTGTTCGAGGACTACGAGCCGTGTCTCCCCCTCTCGCAGGCCGAGGACATCCTCGAGACGCTGAAGGACACGCTCGTCCCGATGATCGACGAGATCCGCGCGAGCGACGCGGCCGTGACCACCGACGCCTTCGACGGGGAGTTCCCCGCCGACGCCCAGGAGGACCTCTCGCGGGACGTGCTCTCGACGCTCGGCTACGACTGGGACCGCGGCCGACTGGACGTCTCCTCGCACCCGTTCACCTCAGGGAACGTGTACGACTGCCGGGTCACGACGCGGTACGACGAGACGGACCCGCTGGGCGGCCTGATGGCGACGGTCCACGAGTTCGGCCACGCGTTCTACAACCTCGGGCTGCCCGAGGAGCACTTCGGCACGCCGCGGGGCGAGTCGCGCGACCTGTCGGTCCACGAGAGCCAGTCGCGGCTGTGGGAGAACCACGTCGGCCGCTCGCCGGCGTTCTGGGAGCTGGTGACGCCGAAGTTCGCGGATCGCTTCGACACCGACGCGTCCGCGCGCGAGGCGTACGAGTCGGCCAACCAGGTGTACGAGGACAACCTCATCCGCGTCGAGGCCGACGAACTCACCTACCACCTCCACATCGTCATCCGCTTCGAGATCGAGAAGGCCCTCATCTCCGGGGACCTGGCGGTCGAGGACGTGCCGGAGGTCTGGAACGACAAGTACGAGGAGTACCTCGGCATCCGCCCGGAGACCGACGCGAACGGCTGTCTCCAGGACATCCACTGGAGCCACGGCAACTTCGGTTACTTCCCGACGTACTCGCTCGGCTCGGTGATGGCGAGCCAGCTGTTCAACGCCGCCGAGGACGACATCGGGAACATCTACGGGACGGTCCGCGAGGGCGACTTCGAGGCCCTCCAGGAGTGGCTCCGTGAGAACATCCACGAGCACGGCTCCCGCTACGAGACGAACGAGCTGGTGCGTGAGGCCACCGGCGAGGACTTCACCGCCGACTACTTCGTCGACTACGTGACGACGAAGTACGGCGACCTGTACGATCTGGCGGAGTCGGTCTGA
- the ftsZ gene encoding cell division protein FtsZ, with protein MQDIVQDALANAEAEQRDMEAAAGDDDEFGEPRIVIVGAGGAGNNTINRLYNIGVDGAETVAINTDKQHLKMIEADTKILVGKSLTQGLGAGGDPSMGERATEMAQGTIKEVLGDADLVFVTAGMGGGTGTGAAPVVSKIAKEQGAIVVGMVSTPFNVERARTVKAEEGLENLRNEADSIIVLDNNRLLDYVPNLPIGKAFSVMDQIIAETVKGISETITQPSLINLDYADMSTIMNQGGVAVMLVGETQDKNKTQEVVNDAMNHPLLDVDYRGASGGLVHITGGPDLTLKEAEGIADNITERLEASANVIWGARIQEEYKGKVRVMAIMTGVQSAQVLGPSTQKQADKSRASIEGGPADDVDFDAKSNAQSAQNGQEAAWQSDGGREESSERSNGLDVIR; from the coding sequence ATGCAGGACATCGTTCAGGACGCGCTCGCGAACGCGGAAGCCGAGCAGCGCGACATGGAGGCGGCGGCCGGCGACGACGACGAGTTCGGGGAGCCCCGGATCGTCATCGTCGGCGCGGGCGGCGCCGGCAACAACACCATCAACCGGCTGTACAACATCGGCGTCGACGGCGCCGAGACGGTGGCGATCAACACCGACAAACAGCACCTCAAGATGATCGAGGCCGACACGAAGATCCTCGTCGGCAAGTCCCTCACGCAGGGCCTCGGTGCGGGCGGCGACCCCTCGATGGGCGAGCGCGCCACCGAGATGGCCCAGGGCACGATCAAGGAGGTGCTCGGCGACGCGGACCTCGTGTTCGTGACCGCCGGTATGGGCGGCGGGACGGGCACCGGCGCGGCGCCGGTCGTCTCGAAGATCGCCAAGGAGCAGGGCGCCATCGTCGTCGGCATGGTGTCGACGCCGTTCAACGTCGAGCGCGCCCGCACCGTCAAGGCCGAGGAGGGGCTCGAGAACCTCCGCAACGAGGCCGACTCGATCATCGTCCTCGACAACAACCGGCTCCTCGATTACGTCCCGAACCTGCCGATCGGGAAGGCGTTCTCGGTGATGGACCAGATCATCGCCGAGACGGTCAAGGGCATCTCCGAGACCATCACCCAGCCGTCCCTGATCAACCTGGACTACGCGGACATGTCCACGATCATGAACCAGGGCGGCGTCGCGGTGATGCTCGTCGGCGAGACCCAGGACAAGAACAAGACCCAGGAGGTGGTCAACGACGCGATGAACCACCCGCTTTTGGACGTGGACTACCGCGGCGCGTCGGGCGGGCTGGTCCACATCACCGGCGGCCCCGACCTCACGCTGAAGGAGGCCGAGGGCATCGCCGACAACATCACCGAGCGCCTGGAGGCGAGCGCGAACGTGATCTGGGGGGCGCGTATTCAGGAGGAGTACAAGGGCAAGGTCCGCGTCATGGCGATCATGACCGGCGTCCAGAGCGCGCAGGTGCTCGGGCCGAGCACGCAGAAGCAGGCCGACAAGTCGCGCGCGTCCATCGAGGGCGGGCCGGCCGACGACGTCGACTTCGACGCGAAGTCGAACGCCCAGAGCGCCCAGAACGGGCAGGAGGCCGCCTGGCAGTCCGACGGCGGCCGAGAGGAGTCCAGCGAGCGGAGCAACGGCCTCGACGTCATCCGCTGA
- a CDS encoding ribbon-helix-helix domain-containing protein, with protein MERVTLRIPKQQIEEVEQMVETGEFPNRSEAIRSAVRDMLNEQADTSGERTRGERSKRSWAKV; from the coding sequence ATGGAGCGTGTGACACTACGAATCCCGAAACAGCAGATCGAGGAGGTCGAACAGATGGTCGAGACGGGGGAGTTCCCGAATCGCAGCGAAGCGATTCGGTCCGCCGTCCGCGACATGCTCAACGAACAGGCCGACACGTCCGGCGAGCGCACGCGCGGCGAGCGCAGTAAGCGCAGCTGGGCCAAGGTGTAA
- a CDS encoding M20 family metallopeptidase encodes MSDRDADADRDTTAAPDGGSTTPSTDGLRALTRELVSIPSHEDATAAGDAVESWLRAETDAAVERDDHGNVFARTGDPDAPTVALVGHHDVVPPAESQTTVGDDGEERYVLDERDGRLYGRGSADMKGAVAAAMCAVRDADPDEVELCFASFVGEELGGVGARAAIEDGFAPKFAVVGEGSTNYSGEGVTDVVVAHKGRRASTLVASGESAHASIPDEGVNAVYRACDAVDVVRELDFPETTVMGERVRGSVAVTEIDGGTAWNVVPDECEVTVDERTVPGERAPLERAESIEGVEWTVEQDLPPMACSDDDFADAVLSAARDAQSGAPEHVVKPHATDAGWLADAGTACVICGAAESGEAHTDTESVSWAVLDRCYRIYRGVAETADAFA; translated from the coding sequence ATGAGCGACCGCGACGCCGACGCCGACCGCGACACGACCGCCGCTCCCGACGGCGGTTCGACCACCCCGAGCACCGACGGCCTCCGGGCGCTCACGCGCGAACTGGTGTCGATCCCGAGCCACGAGGACGCGACCGCCGCCGGCGACGCCGTCGAGTCGTGGCTGCGCGCGGAGACCGACGCCGCCGTCGAGCGCGACGACCACGGCAACGTCTTCGCCCGCACGGGCGACCCCGACGCGCCCACGGTCGCGCTCGTCGGCCACCACGACGTGGTGCCGCCGGCGGAGTCGCAGACGACCGTCGGCGACGACGGCGAGGAGCGATACGTGCTCGACGAGCGCGACGGCCGGCTGTACGGCCGCGGCAGCGCCGACATGAAGGGCGCCGTCGCCGCCGCGATGTGCGCCGTGCGCGACGCCGACCCCGACGAGGTGGAGCTGTGCTTCGCCTCCTTCGTCGGCGAGGAACTGGGCGGCGTCGGCGCCCGCGCGGCCATCGAGGACGGCTTCGCCCCGAAGTTCGCCGTCGTCGGGGAGGGGTCGACGAACTACTCGGGCGAGGGCGTCACCGACGTGGTCGTCGCGCACAAGGGCCGGCGCGCGAGCACGCTCGTCGCCTCCGGCGAGAGCGCGCACGCGAGCATCCCCGATGAGGGCGTCAACGCCGTCTACCGCGCCTGCGACGCCGTCGACGTGGTCCGCGAACTGGACTTCCCCGAGACGACCGTCATGGGCGAGCGTGTGCGCGGGAGCGTCGCAGTCACCGAGATCGACGGCGGAACCGCGTGGAACGTCGTCCCCGACGAGTGCGAGGTGACCGTCGACGAGCGGACCGTCCCCGGCGAGCGCGCCCCCCTGGAGCGTGCCGAGTCGATCGAGGGCGTGGAGTGGACCGTCGAGCAGGACCTCCCGCCGATGGCCTGCTCGGACGACGACTTCGCCGACGCCGTGCTCTCGGCCGCCCGCGACGCCCAATCGGGAGCGCCCGAGCACGTCGTGAAGCCGCACGCGACCGACGCCGGCTGGCTGGCGGACGCCGGCACCGCCTGCGTGATCTGCGGCGCCGCCGAGTCCGGCGAGGCGCACACCGACACCGAGAGCGTCTCGTGGGCGGTGCTCGACCGCTGTTACCGGATCTATCGGGGCGTCGCGGAGACCGCGGACGCGTTCGCGTGA
- a CDS encoding DUF7095 family protein, which yields MEREAALDRVEAIIDAVDEGPMPVPVREVWVYGDVALGLDPIDRLDVYVTKDLLMRSDDADAAAEFERSHGVKGVGKSVSAEWAREHPELLRANDNGYAAPEKCLAAQLLPDDEPIHLEVCNAPFDRNVRQRLKGALDRGAYEQVLDPRGVQLYGEGKRATETMGKLRNGELPFPTLSGALEMLGVDEAEAAEIADAVAAYRDRQEGATVRGDVV from the coding sequence ATGGAGCGAGAGGCGGCCCTCGACCGCGTGGAGGCGATCATCGACGCCGTCGACGAGGGGCCGATGCCGGTGCCGGTGCGGGAGGTGTGGGTGTACGGCGACGTGGCGCTCGGCCTCGATCCGATCGACCGGCTGGACGTGTACGTGACGAAGGACCTGCTCATGCGCAGCGACGACGCCGACGCGGCCGCCGAGTTCGAACGCTCCCACGGCGTGAAGGGGGTCGGGAAGTCCGTCTCCGCGGAGTGGGCGCGCGAACATCCCGAGTTGCTCCGCGCGAACGACAACGGCTACGCCGCCCCCGAGAAGTGTCTCGCGGCCCAGTTGCTGCCGGACGACGAGCCGATCCACCTGGAGGTGTGCAACGCGCCGTTCGACAGGAACGTCAGACAGCGGCTGAAGGGCGCGCTCGACCGCGGGGCGTACGAACAGGTGCTCGACCCCCGCGGCGTGCAGTTGTACGGCGAGGGGAAGCGGGCGACCGAGACGATGGGGAAGCTCCGGAACGGGGAGCTCCCGTTCCCGACGCTGTCGGGGGCGCTGGAGATGCTCGGCGTCGACGAGGCGGAGGCCGCCGAGATCGCCGACGCGGTCGCGGCCTACCGCGACCGGCAGGAGGGCGCGACCGTCCGCGGCGACGTGGTGTGA